A portion of the Lolium rigidum isolate FL_2022 chromosome 1, APGP_CSIRO_Lrig_0.1, whole genome shotgun sequence genome contains these proteins:
- the LOC124660514 gene encoding brassinosteroid LRR receptor kinase BRL2-like produces MAMDSMLLTVFLLLSSTYASSSSASTETGDSGALLRFKASVTKDPRSVLSSWQRQQQQSTPGAGGGNATWCTWYGVTCDGDGRVGRLDLAGCGLSGRASFEALAPMDALRHVNLSGNAALRADAAGDLPKLPRAIWTLDLSDGGLAGSFPDDMQLGQYYPNLTDVRLARNNLTGALPGRLLVPSTIRTFDVAGNNLSGDIAGASFPETLVLLDLSGNHFTGAIAPSLSGCAGLQTLNLSFNALSGTIPESIGDIAALEVLDVSSNRLTGAIPRSLGACSSLRMLVASSNNISGSISESLSSCRALRLLDVSNNNVSGAIPAAVLGNLTSLETLLLSNNFISGPLPSTISACNNLRIADLSSNKITGALPTELCTPGAALEELRMPDNLLTGSIPPGLANCSRLRVIDFSINYLRGAIPPELGRLRALEKLMTWLNSLDGRIPAELGQCRSLRTLILNNNFIGGDIPVELFNCTGLEWISLTSNRISGRIRPEFGRLSRLAVLQLANNSLVGAIPKELGNCSSLMWLDLNSNRLTGEIPRRLGKQLGSTPLSGILSGNTLAFVRNAGNACKGVGGLLEFAGIRPERLLQVPTLSSCDFTRLYSGATVSGWTRYQTMEYLDLSYNALVGAIPEEFGDMVVLQVLDLARNNLTGEIPWSLGRLHNLGVFDVSHNRLQGGIPESFSNLSFLVQIDVSDNDLAGEIPQRGQLSTLPASQYADNPGLCGMPLDPCSDRLPRASMSGLTATAAPDSNNKWPLPRAAWANGVILAVLVTAGLACAVSIWAVVVRARRREMREARMLSSLQDGTRTATTWKLGKAEKEALSINVATFQRQLRKLTFTQLIEATNGFSAASLIGSGGFGEVFKATLKDGSTVAIKKLIPLSHQGDREFMAEMETLGKIKHRNLVPLLGYSKVGEERLLVYEYMTNGSLEDMLHLHHHHDGDGPLAAPLSWEQRKKIARGAAKGLCFLHHNCIPHIIHRDMKSSNVLLDGDMEARVADFGMARLISALDTHLSVSTLAGTPGYVPPEYYQSFRCTAKGDVYSLGVVLLELLTGRRPTDKEDFGDTNLVGWVKMKVREGAGKEVIDPELLKPATGDDEAEMMRFMEMTLQCVDDFPSKRPNMLQVVAVLRELHPLLPLPLPATGACDGHDA; encoded by the coding sequence atggcaatggatagcaTGCTTCTcaccgtcttcctcctcctctcctcgacCTACGCGTCGTCGTCGTCTGCGTCCACCGAGACCGGCGACTCGGGAGCGCTGCTGCGCTTCAAGGCGTCCGTCACCAAGGACCCTAGAAGCGTGCTCTCGTCTtggcagcggcagcagcagcagtcgACGCCCGGCGCCGGTGGTGGCAATGCGACGTGGTGCACGTGGTACGGGGTGACGTGCGACGGCGATGGGCGGGTTGGGCGGCTCGACCTCGCCGGCTGCGGCCTCTCCGGGCGCGCGTCGTTCGAGGCGCTGGCACCCATGGACGCGCTGCGCCACGTCAACCTCTCCGGGAACGCGGCGCTCCGTGCCGATGCCGCCGGCGACCTTCCCAAGCTGCCCCGCGCGATATGGACGCTCGACCTCTCcgacggcggcctcgccggcagcTTCCCCGATGACATGCAGCTGGGGCAATACTACCCCAACCTGACGGACGTCCGCCTCGCGCGGAACAACCTCACCGGCGCGCTCCCCGGTAGACTCCTGGTGCCGAGCACCATCCGGACATTTGACGTTGCAGGGAACAACCTGTCTGGCGACATCGCCGGCGCGTCGTTCCCCGAAACGCTTGTCCTGCTCGACCTCTCCGGCAACCATTTCACCGGCGCGATCGCGCCGTCGCTTTCCGGCTGCGCGGGTCTCCAAACACTCAACCTGTCGTTCAACGCCCTCTCCGGCACGATACCGGAGTCGATAGGCGACATCGCCGCCCTCGAGGTGCTTGACGTCTCGTCGAACCGCCTCACCGGCGCCATCCCTCGCAGCCTCGGGGCGTGCTCGTCGCTGCGTATGCTCGTGGCCTCGAGTAACAACATCTCGGGCTCGATCTCGGAGTCTCTGTCATCTTGCCGTGCTCTCCGTCTGCTCGACGTCTCCAACAACAACGTCTCCGGCGCCATCCCGGCTGCTGTGCTCGGGAACCTCACCTCTCTGGAGACCCTGCTTCTCAGCAACAACTTCATCTCGGGGCCGCTCCCGAGCACCATATCCGCCTGCAACAACCTCCGGATCGCCGACCTCAGCAGCAACAAAATAACCGGCGCGCTGCCGACTGAGCTGTGCACGCCCGGCGCGGCGCTGGAGGAGCTCCGGATGCCGGACAACCTCCTCACCGGCTCGATCCCTCCCGGCCTGGCCAACTGCTCGCGGCTGCGGGTGATCGACTTCAGCATCAACTACCTGAGGGGGGCGATCCCGCCGGAGCTCGGCCGGCTCCGGGCCCTGGAGAAGCTCATGACGTGGCTTAACAGCCTGGATGGCCGGATTCCGGCGGAGCTCGGGCAATGCCGGAGCCTTCGCACGCTCATCCTCAACAACAACTTCATCGGCGGCGACATCCCCGTCGAGCTCTTCAATTGCACGGGCCTCGAGTGGATCTCGCTCACTAGCAACAGGATCAGCGGCAGGATACGGCCGGAGTTTGGCCGGCTGTCCCGACTCGCCGTGCTGCAGCTGGCCAACAACAGCCTTGTTGGCGCCATCCCCAAGGAGCTCGGAAACTGCAGCAGCCTCATGTGGCTTGACCTGAACAGCAACAGGCTCACCGGCGAGATCCCTCGCCGCCTCGGAAAGCAGCTCGGGTCGACGCCGCTGAGCGGCATCCTGTCCGGCAACACGCTGGCGTTCGTCCGCAACGCGGGGAACGCGTGCAAGGGCGTGGGCGGGCTGCTGGAGTTCGCCGGAATCCGGCCTGAGCGGCTGCTGCAGGTGCCCACCCTCAGTAGCTGCGACTTCACGCGGCTCTACTCTGGCGCGACGGTGAGCGGATGGACGCGGTACCAGACGATGGAGTACTTGGATCTCTCGTACAACGCCCTCGTCGGCGCCATCCCTGAGGAGTTCGGCGACATGGTGGTGCTCCAGGTGCTCGACCTGGCGAGGAACAACCTCACCGGCGAGATCCCGTGGTCGTTGGGTCGGCTCCACAATCTCGGCGTGTTCGACGTGTCGCACAACCGGCTGCAGGGAGGTATCCCTGAATCATTCTCCAACCTCTCCTTCCTGGTGCAGATAGATGTCTCCGACAACGACCTCGCCGGGGAGATACCGCAGCGTGGGCAGCTCAGCACGCTGCCGGCGAGCCAGTACGCCGACAACCCTGGCCTGTGCGGCATGCCCCTGGACCCGTGTAGCGACCGGCTGCCGAGGGCAAGCATGTCCGGCCTCACCGCCACCGCTGCACCTGACAGTAACAATAAGTGGCCTCTGCCGAGGGCAGCGTGGGCCAATGGCGTGATCCTGGCCGTGCTGGTCACCGCCGGTTTGGCGTGTGCGGTGTCGATCTGGGCGGTGGTggtgcgcgcgcggcggcgggagaTGCGGGAGGCTCGGATGCTGAGCAGCCTGCAGGACGGAACGCGGACGGCGACGACGTGGAAGCTGGGCAAGGCGGAGAAGGAGGCGCTGAGCATCAACGTGGCAACATTccagcggcagctccggaagctcACCTTCACGCAGCTGATCGAAGCAACCAATGGCTTCTCGGCCGCCAGCTTGATCGGCTCCGGCGGGTTCGGCGAGGTGTTCAAGGCGACGCTCAAGGACGGCTCCACCGTCGCCATCAAGAAGCTGATCCCGCTGAGCCACCAGGGCGACCGCGAGTTCATGGCAGAGATGGAGACGCTGGGCAAGATCAAGCACCGGAACCTCGTGCCCCTGCTCGGCTACTCCAAGGTCGGCGAGGAGCGGCTGCTCGTCTACGAGTACATGACCAACGGCAGCCTGGAGGacatgctccacctccaccaccaccacgacggCGACGGCCCGCTGGCGGCGCCGCTTTCGTGGGAACAGAGGAAGAAGATCGCGCGCGGGGCGGCCAAGGGCCTGTGCTTCCTGCACCACAACTGCATCCCGCACATCATCCACCGTGACATGAAGTCCAGCAACGTGCTCCTCGACGGCGACATGGAGGCGCGCGTCGCCGACTTCGGCATGGCCAGGCTCATCAGCGCGCTCGACACGCACCTCAGCGTCAGCACCCTCGCCGGGACCCCCGGGTACGTGCCGCCGGAGTACTACCAGAGCTTCCGGTGCACCGCCAAGGGCGACGTATACTCCCTCGGCGTCGTGCTGCTGGAGCTGCTCACCGGCCGGAGGCCCACCGACAAGGAGGACTTCGGCGACACCAACCTCGTCGGCTGGGTCAAGATGAAGGTCAGGGAAGGCGCCGGGAAGGAGGTCATCGACCCAGAGCTGCTCAAGCCTGCCACCGGCGACGATGAGGCGGAGATGATGAGGTTCATGGAGATGACGCTGCAGTGCGTGGATGACTTCCCGTCCAAGCGCCCCAACATGCTGCAGGTGGTGGCCGTGCTCAGGGAGCTCCACCCGCTGCTGCCATTACCATTACCAGCGACAGGTGCATGCGATGGCCATGACGCGTAG